In Pochonia chlamydosporia 170 chromosome 3, whole genome shotgun sequence, the following are encoded in one genomic region:
- a CDS encoding small GTPase superfamily, Ras type (similar to Metarhizium robertsii ARSEF 23 XP_007822569.1) codes for MAASTKFLREYKLVVVGGGGVGKSCLTIQLIQSHFVDEYDPTIEDSYRKQCVIDDEVALLDVLDTAGQEEYSAMREQYMRTGEGFLLVYSITSRQSFDEITTFQQQILRVKDKDYFPMVVVGNKCDLEGEREVTRQEGEALARSFNCKFIETSAKSRINVDKAFYDIVREIRRYNREMQGYSTGSGGGSGVNGPPKPMDMEDGEKEAGCCGKCVIM; via the exons ATGGCTGCGTCCACAAAG TTTCTGAGAGAGTACAAACTCgttgtcgtcggcggcggtggtgttggtaaaTCCTGCTTAACCATCCAATTGATTCAAAGCCATTTTGTCGACGAATATGATCCAACAATTGAAG ATTCATACCGAAAGCAGTGTGTTATCGACGATGAGGTGGCCCTCCTCGATGTCTTGGATACTGCTGGCCAGGAAGAATACAGTGCTATGCGCGAGCAATATATGAGAACCGGAGAGGGCTTTTTGTTGGTCTACTCAATTACGTCTCGCCAAAGCTTTGACGAAATCACCACTTTCCAACAGCAGATCTTACgagtcaaggacaaggattATTTCCCCATGGTTGTTGTGGGCAACAAGTGTGATCTCGAAGGCGAGCGTGAAGTGACCAGGCAAG AGGGTGAAGCTTTGGCACGATCTTTCAACTGCAAATTTATCGAGACATCAGCGAAGTCGCGCATCAATGTCGACAAAGCGTTCTATGATATTGTTAGAGAGATACGAAGATACAACCGCGAAATGCAAGGCTATTCCACTGGCAGCGGCGGTGGATCTGGTGTAAACGGCCCTCCCAAGCCtatggacatggaagatggGGAGAAAGAGGCTGGCTGCTGCGGCAAGTGTGTCATTATGTGA
- a CDS encoding mRNA transport regulator (similar to Coccidioides immitis RS XP_001241002.1), which produces MASNGSQETFSPSDVLAAVRTMRTGEKETKTKAHEYLERFQKSKDSWGTIMGILQSTAEPEATLFAAITLRGKITYDLTTQVLPSELPALRSQILLLLKHFAPGPKPIRVQLCVCLAILAIQMKDWIDVLPSVVQSLGDSPESHACILDFLRVLPEEVTEGRKITLSEEELAARTQVLLGDNTDQVVQLLISYSQSSDAASRNPQLMECITSWLREVPIMSIINSPLLEHIFTGVSSDECGAEAAECLCTMLRETRDIDESQDAVHALYPRVVALKSQIAKAAEEEDTDKLKALTKVFSTAAISWVVAIAREPSHFRPLVEAVLECAARDTDRDVIEHTFDFWYELKQYLVLERYIQGRLELVDIYSKLVDILLKHLEYPRPESGNESDLFDGDREQEEKFREFRHRMGDTLKDSCDVMGVTECLTKVLQAIQLWTQKYAGQVNGPNVPHWQELEAPLFAMRALGRMVHKDESIVLPQLMPLLVQIPSHEKLRFATIMVLGRYTEWTAAHPEYLEPQFNYIVESFQTDSKEILRAAALSLKFFCTDCRDLLSGQVLQLQTFYDQILDKLPDLSKEEITEGVANVVAVQPVAETYRLLKTCCDPLVQRLMAKANNATNEEGKLALADHLQLITIFVQNVIPYVTPGEENPAVKYWQEVFPILSTVLDNFLDFSPICERICRCWRNMVTSYRTAMAPLLPEMANKLASSFNTSREGCFLWVTSAILREFSEDREHLDQATTENIYTFFEAQTTAFLRVMADLQPKDLPDVIDDFFRLLIDALLYYPQKLIPSSLLAPIFQASVYALTLEQRDPLSSTLHFLRDLLSYGGDNPASSEGLPEAQAAEIRGIIKNLLMGHGADLVKQTMAGMMITFPGDCFADGSGVILALFEIMPAQTTEWVAHTIELLPQGSISAPEAQRFVTKVKEKLSSGDVSGLRHVRTLLQDFTTNYRRRNVAPRDGLGQLEAARFQFSG; this is translated from the exons ATGGCGTCAAACGGCTCGCAAGAGACCTTTTCGCCGTCCGATGTTTTGGCGGCGGTCAGAACGATGCGGACTGGGGAGAAGGAAACCAAGACGAAAGCCCATGAATATCTGGAGAGGTTCCAGAAGTCG AAGGACTCATGGGGTACGATAATGGGAATACTTCAATCCACTGCAGAACCCGAGGCGACCTTGTTTGCCGCTATCACTCTCCGCGGAAAG ATCACATACGATCTCACTACCCAAGTATTGCCGAGCGAGCTCCCAGCCCTGAGAAGCCAAATTCTTCTGTTGCTGAAGCACTTCGCCCCCGGTCCGAAGCCCATTCGTGTCCAGCTCTGCGTTTGTCTGGCCATCCTCGCGATACAAATGAAGGATTGGATTGATGTGCTCCCCTCCGTGGTCCAGTCCCTTGGTGACAGCCCAGAGAGCCATGCTTGTATCCTAGACTTCTTGCGAGTGTTACCTGAGGAAGTGACCGAAGGTCGAAAAATTACCCTGTCT GAAGAAGAACTTGCAGCACGGACACAGGTCTTATTGGGAGACAACACAGATCAGGTGGTACAACTCCTTATAAGCTATTCTCAATCGTCAG ATGCCGCATCCCGCAACCCTCAGCTGATGGAATGCATCACTTCCTGGTTGAGAGAAGTTCCCATTATGAGTATTATCAACTCACCCCTTTTGGAGCATATTTTTACTGGTGTATCGAGTGATGAGTGCGGTGCGGAGGCCGCCGAGTGCCTTTGCACTATGCTTCGAGAAACCCGGGATATTGATGAAAGTCAGGATGCTGTCCATGCACTATATCCCCGCGTGGTCGCACTCAAGTCGCAGATCGCAAAGGCtgccgaggaagaggacaCGGACAAATTGAAGGCATTGACAAAAGTATTCTCAACAGCTGCCATTAGCTGGGTGGTCGCCATTGCCCGGGAGCCTTCTCACTTCAGACCACTCGTTGAAGCTGTGCTCGAATGCGCTGCTCGAGATACGGACCGAGACGTTATCGAGCATACTTTTGATTTCTGGTACGAACTCAAGCAATATTTGGTACTAGAGCGATACATTCAGGGCAGACTGGAACTCGTGGATATCTACTCCAAGCTAGTGGACATATTGCTGAAGCACTTGGAGTATCCCCGACCCGAGTCTGGAAACGAAAGCGATCTCTTTGACGGAGACCGTGAGCAGGAAGAGAAGTTTCGCGAGTTCCGTCACCGAATGGGGGACACTCTCAAGGACTCTTGCGATGTCATGGGAGTGACTGAGTGCCTTACCAAGGTTCTCCAGGCCATCCAATTGTGGACTCAGAAGTATGCTGGACAGGTCAACGGACCCAATGTTCCGCATTGGCAAGAGCTTGAAGCGCCTCTTTTTGCAATGAGGGCTCTGGGGCGCATGGTTCATAAGGATGAAAGCATTGTGCTGCCGCAGCTCATGCCGCTGTTGGTTCAAATTCCCAGCCACGAAAAGCTTCGCTTCGCAACCATCATGGTTTTGGGACGATACACTGAATGGACTGCGGCGCATCCCGAATACCTGGAACCGCAGTTTAATTACATTGTCGAGTCTTTCCAGACTGATTCCAAAGAAATTTTGAGGGCCGCCGCCCTGTCTCTGAAATTTTTCTGCACAGACTGCAGAGACCTCCTTAGCGGACAAGTGTTGCAACTCCAGACATTCTACGACCAGATTTTGGACAAGCTGCCGGATCTGAGCAAGGAGGAGATAACTGAAGGTGTAGCCAATGTGGTTGCTGTTCAGCCAGTTGCTGAAACATACAGGCTGTTGAAGACGTGCTGCGATCCTCTCGTGCAAAGACtaatggccaaagccaacaatgCCACCAATGAAGAAGGCAAACTGGCCCTGGCCG ATCACCTTCAACTTATTACCATATTTGTGCAGAATGTCATTCCGTACGTGACTCCCGGAGAGGAGAACCCGGCAGTTAAGTATTGGCAAGAGGTATTCCCCATTCTGTCTACTGTGTTGGACAACTTCCTGGATTTCAGTCCCATCTGCGAGCGAATCTGCCGGTGCTGGCGAAATATGGTTACGTCGTACCGGACTGCCATGGCGCCGCTACTCCCggaaatggccaacaagctcGCAAGTAGCTTCAACACATCTCGCGAAGGGTGCTTCCTGTGGGTCACGTCTGCTATCCTGAGGGAGTTTTCCGAGGACCGAGAGCACTTGGATCAGGCTACTACCGAGAACATTTACACCTTCTTCGAGGCCCAAACCACAGCTTTCCTTAGAGTGATGGCAGATTTACAGCCCAAGGATCTTCCCGACGTCATTGACGACTTCTTCCGGCTCTTAATTGACGCTCTTTTGTACTATCCTCAAAAGCTGATTCCGTCGTCGCTGCTGGCGCCCATCTTCCAAGCCTCGGTCTATGCGCTTACTTTGGAGCAGCGAGACCCGCTCTCGTCGACTTTGCACTTCTTGCGTGACTTGCTGTCGTATGGTGGCGACAATCCAGCGAGCAGTGAGGGTCTTCCGGAGGCGCAGGCCGCTGAGATTCGCGGAATAATCAAAAATCTGCTGATGGGCCACGGTGCTGATCTGGTCAAGCAAACCATGGCGGGCATGATGATTACCTTCCCTGGCGACTGTTTTGCAGATGGAAGCGGAGTTATCCTGGCGTTGTTTGAGATTATGCCTGCGCAGACAACGGAGTGGGTTGCGCACACGATTGAGCTTCTACCTCAGGGAAGCATATCCGCACCCGAAGCTCAGCGGTTCGTTACCAAGGTTAAGGAGAAGCTGTCATCCGGCGACGTGAGCGGTCTTCGGCATGTTCGCACCTTGCTACAGGACTTTACGACGAATTATCGCCGCAGGAATGTCGCACCTAgagatggccttggccagctggaGGCTGCGAGGTTTCAGTTCTCGGGCTGA